A stretch of the Gossypium hirsutum isolate 1008001.06 chromosome D07, Gossypium_hirsutum_v2.1, whole genome shotgun sequence genome encodes the following:
- the LOC107954831 gene encoding diacylglycerol lipase-alpha isoform X1: MSLSCGVECVLLLGCSRWAWRRCTYVGSNDSETWPLATPDEFEPVPRVCRLILAVYEPDLRNPQFPPDGGYRLNPDWVLKRVTYEDALGRSPPYLIYADHDRKEIVMAIRGLNLAKESDYKLLLDNRLGMQMFDGGYVHHGLLKSAVWLLNVESETLKRVWEETGREYQMIFVGHSLGSGVAALMTVLVVNHRDRLGGIPRSKLRCYALAPARCMSLNLAVKYADVIHSIVLQDDFLPRTATPLEDIFKSIFCLPCLLFLICLRDTFIPEGRKLKDPRRLYAPGRMYHIVERKFCRCGRFPPEVRTAIPVDGRFEHIVLSCNATSDHGIIWIEKEAEKALEASVLCLGLTFKLLSCIMDYQQWLTCWFLQIMRENKSETITVPPKIQRLERLQTIEDEHKDALERAVSLNIPHAVSTVEELTENKEMEAGAAKANNGDSPKAEPELSSRGANWDELVEKLFKRSESGKLMLKKESNPTQIQ; this comes from the exons ATGTCACTCTCTTGCGGTGTCGAATGCGTTCTCTTGCTTGGCTGTTCGCGTTGGGCATGGAGACGCTGCACCTACGTTGGTTCAAACGACAGTGAAACCTGGCCGTTAGCTACCCCCGACGAGTTCGAACCTGTCCCTAGAGTCTGTCGTCTAATCCTAGCTGTCTACGAACCTGATCTCAGAAACCCCCAGTTCCCTCCCGACGGCGGCTACCGACTCAACCCTGACTGGGTCTTGAAACGCGTCACCTACGAAGACGCCCTTGGCCGTTCTCCGCCTTACCTTATCTACGCCGATCATGACCGGAAGGAAATCGTGATGGCAATCAGGGGACTCAACTTGGCCAAGGAAAGTGATTATAAATTGCTTTTGGATAATAGGCTAGGGATGCAGATGTTTGATGGAGGATATGTCCATCACGGGCTGTTGAAATCGGCGGTTTGGCTGTTGAACGTGGAGAGTGAGACGTTGAAGAGGGTTTGGGAAGAGACTGGGAGGGAATATCAGATGATTTTCGTGGGACATTCGTTGGGGTCAGGCGTGGCGGCGTTGATGACGGTCTTGGTGGTTAATCACAGGGATAGATTGGGTGGGATTCCCCGAAGTAAGCTTAGGTGCTATGCGCTGGCGCCCGCCAGGTGTATGTCACTTAACTTAGCTGTCAAGTATGCTGATGTTATACACTCCATTGTGTTGCAG GATGATTTCTTGCCTAGAACAGCCACCCCCTTGGAAGATATCTTCAAGTCAATTTTCTG CTTGCCTTGCTTGTTATTTCTTATTTGCTTGAGGGATACCTTCATACCAGAAGGTAGAAAACTTAAAGATCCAAGAAGACTTTACGCACCTGGACGGATGTACCATATTGTCGAAAGAAAATTTTGCAG ATGTGGGAGGTTTCCTCCAGAAGTCAGAACAGCCATTCCTGTCGATGGGAGGTTTGAACACATTGTGTTATCATGTAATGCAACATCCGATCATGGAATAATTTGGATCGAAAAGGAAGCAGAAAAGGCTTTGGAGGCAAGTGTTCTTTGTTTGGGTTTAACATTTAAGCTTCTCAGTTGTATCATGGATTACCAGCAATGGCTTACTTGTTGGTTCCTACAGATTATGAGGGAGAACAAATCTGAGACGATAACTGTTCCCCCAAAAATACAGAGACTGGAGAGGTTGCAGACCATCGAGGACGAACACAAAGATGCGTTGGAAAGAGCTGTCAGTTTGAATATCCCTCATGCTGTATCCACAGTCGAGGAACTGACTGAAAACAAGGAAATGGAAGCAGGGGCTGCCAAAGCCAATAATGGAGACAGCCCAAAAGCTGAACCGGAGTTAAGCTCTAGAGGGGCTAACTGGGACGAGTTGGTTGAGAAACTTTTCAAAAGGAGTGAATCAGGGAAACTAATGCTAAAGAAGGAATCAAATCCCACTCAAATCCAATAG
- the LOC107954831 gene encoding diacylglycerol lipase-alpha isoform X2, protein MSLSCGVECVLLLGCSRWAWRRCTYVGSNDSETWPLATPDEFEPVPRVCRLILAVYEPDLRNPQFPPDGGYRLNPDWVLKRVTYEDALGRSPPYLIYADHDRKEIVMAIRGLNLAKESDYKLLLDNRLGMQMFDGGYVHHGLLKSAVWLLNVESETLKRVWEETGREYQMIFVGHSLGSGVAALMTVLVVNHRDRLGGIPRSKLRCYALAPARCMSLNLAVKYADVIHSIVLQDDFLPRTATPLEDIFKSIFCLPCLLFLICLRDTFIPEGRKLKDPRRLYAPGRMYHIVERKFCRCGRFPPEVRTAIPVDGRFEHIVLSCNATSDHGIIWIEKEAEKALEIMRENKSETITVPPKIQRLERLQTIEDEHKDALERAVSLNIPHAVSTVEELTENKEMEAGAAKANNGDSPKAEPELSSRGANWDELVEKLFKRSESGKLMLKKESNPTQIQ, encoded by the exons ATGTCACTCTCTTGCGGTGTCGAATGCGTTCTCTTGCTTGGCTGTTCGCGTTGGGCATGGAGACGCTGCACCTACGTTGGTTCAAACGACAGTGAAACCTGGCCGTTAGCTACCCCCGACGAGTTCGAACCTGTCCCTAGAGTCTGTCGTCTAATCCTAGCTGTCTACGAACCTGATCTCAGAAACCCCCAGTTCCCTCCCGACGGCGGCTACCGACTCAACCCTGACTGGGTCTTGAAACGCGTCACCTACGAAGACGCCCTTGGCCGTTCTCCGCCTTACCTTATCTACGCCGATCATGACCGGAAGGAAATCGTGATGGCAATCAGGGGACTCAACTTGGCCAAGGAAAGTGATTATAAATTGCTTTTGGATAATAGGCTAGGGATGCAGATGTTTGATGGAGGATATGTCCATCACGGGCTGTTGAAATCGGCGGTTTGGCTGTTGAACGTGGAGAGTGAGACGTTGAAGAGGGTTTGGGAAGAGACTGGGAGGGAATATCAGATGATTTTCGTGGGACATTCGTTGGGGTCAGGCGTGGCGGCGTTGATGACGGTCTTGGTGGTTAATCACAGGGATAGATTGGGTGGGATTCCCCGAAGTAAGCTTAGGTGCTATGCGCTGGCGCCCGCCAGGTGTATGTCACTTAACTTAGCTGTCAAGTATGCTGATGTTATACACTCCATTGTGTTGCAG GATGATTTCTTGCCTAGAACAGCCACCCCCTTGGAAGATATCTTCAAGTCAATTTTCTG CTTGCCTTGCTTGTTATTTCTTATTTGCTTGAGGGATACCTTCATACCAGAAGGTAGAAAACTTAAAGATCCAAGAAGACTTTACGCACCTGGACGGATGTACCATATTGTCGAAAGAAAATTTTGCAG ATGTGGGAGGTTTCCTCCAGAAGTCAGAACAGCCATTCCTGTCGATGGGAGGTTTGAACACATTGTGTTATCATGTAATGCAACATCCGATCATGGAATAATTTGGATCGAAAAGGAAGCAGAAAAGGCTTTGGAG ATTATGAGGGAGAACAAATCTGAGACGATAACTGTTCCCCCAAAAATACAGAGACTGGAGAGGTTGCAGACCATCGAGGACGAACACAAAGATGCGTTGGAAAGAGCTGTCAGTTTGAATATCCCTCATGCTGTATCCACAGTCGAGGAACTGACTGAAAACAAGGAAATGGAAGCAGGGGCTGCCAAAGCCAATAATGGAGACAGCCCAAAAGCTGAACCGGAGTTAAGCTCTAGAGGGGCTAACTGGGACGAGTTGGTTGAGAAACTTTTCAAAAGGAGTGAATCAGGGAAACTAATGCTAAAGAAGGAATCAAATCCCACTCAAATCCAATAG